The following proteins are co-located in the Candida dubliniensis CD36 chromosome 3, complete sequence genome:
- a CDS encoding conserved hypothetical protein (possibly yeast-specific) has product MFKNAIITMKNIRSKLNQSYKYNAQFLRLQHNSAILNQHQHQHQHQRQRQHQSITNSTASSPLNSPKFNSNHVKSSLPNNHNHLASKQLTNINVDQILSDISKCNDYNNLTKYISTINHQQHLNSQNSIFQLLTKWIKFNNKFNNKLPSFNALNGIFESLIRQHELITTTTTTTTTKNSSYVSNLLILYLYLYRFNHSALNILPLNLVWLQYGNPLIYNVYFLTYLKNLFNTNQNQLCIITLINELKITFQIDQDMEEIKILENLPRSMILYMIEMKNFDSLNFLISRFLIHKVIIDNELWNLLLQLGLENNNYQLVTLVYDNYIMKDFHQGKITLDDIILNTKLLSSHNSTVVDLKSFGDSLIFQILHTISMNGDIKRTEELITSHFIYKSLSNMDHGLTKELCIKIIESYCYNKPDNIKSLSSSSVSDNSVKEILSLIDVILDNQKNLSSIDFFECMNYKFKNWTITSSNENMSDSQQQRPPPPPPPLPPLHEEEEELPLLQGNKNLHNSKYGIILANLSNLHEFINIHMNYMDENNHKLETKTIFINCLLNHIMIFLNHSGVVSLLKNLHYLKGSSIITNNYLDSISWRLIIKSLSNSTSKKCGRIYYNYLKSRQKDIEITPLMYSQLIMTCINDDSNGYYHDVLFYIMEYFKDYSKLSDEIKEVLEYGGQFDINVQNLLDNIINWQNSNKNIETLLSNLKDIQLQPIENLIKRQYLEKYDLRDSEILMKIFQ; this is encoded by the coding sequence ATGTTTAAGAATGCTATAATAACGATGAAAAACATTAGAAGTAAATTAAACCAAtcatataaatataatgcCCAGTTCTTACGACTACAGCACAATTCAGCAATACtaaatcaacatcaacatcaacatcaacatcaacgTCAACGTCAACACCAATCAATTACTAATTCTACAGCTTCAAGTCCATTGAACTCaccaaaattcaattccaatCATGTTAAAAGCTCACTACCTAACAACCACAATCATCTAGCATCGAAACAATTGACTAATATTAATGTGGATCAAATTCTACTGGATATTTCCAAATGTaatgattataataatttaaccAAATACATTTCTACAATTaaccatcaacaacatcttAATTctcaaaattcaattttccAACTATTAACCAAATGgatcaaatttaataataaatttaataataaattaccTAGTTTTAATGCATTGAATGGGATTTTTGAATCTTTAATACGACAACATGAATTgattaccaccaccaccaccaccaccacaactaAAAATAGTAGTTatgtttcaaatttattaatattatatttatatttatatcgATTTAATCATCTGGCATTGAATATCCTTCCTTTaaatttggtttggttACAATATGGTAATccattgatttataatgtttattttttaacatatttgaagaatttatttaatacaaatcaaaaccaatTATGTATAATtacattaattaatgaattgaaaattacTTTCCAAATTGATCAAGATATGGAGGAAATAAAGATATTAGAAAATTTACCTCGACTGATGATTTTATATATgattgaaatgaaaaattttgattcattaaatttcttaatatcaagatttttaattcataaagtgattattgataatgaattatggaatctattattacaattaggattagaaaataataattatcaacTAGTTACATTAGTTTAtgataattatataatgaAAGATTTTCATCAAGGGAAAATCACTCTTGAtgatataattttaaatacCAAATTATTATCGTCCCATAACTCAACTGTTGTTGACTTAAAATCATTTGGggattcattaattttccaaattttaCATACTATATCTATGAATGGTGATATTAAAAGAACAGAAGAATTAATTACTAGTCATTTCatatataaatcattatcaaatatggATCATGGATTAACTAAAGAACTTTGtataaaaattattgaaagttATTGCTATAACAAGCCAGATAACATTAAATCGTTGTCATCGTCTAGTGTTTCTGATAATAGTGTGAAAGAAATATTGTCATTGATTGATGTTATTTTAgataatcaaaaaaatctttcaagtattgatttttttgaatgtATGAATTATAAATTCAAGAATTGGACTATAACTTCATCCAATGAAAACATGTCAGActcacaacaacaacgaccaccaccaccaccaccaccactaccaccactacatgaagaagaagaagaattaccattattacagggaaataaaaatttacataattcaaaatatgGTATCATATTAgccaatttatcaaatttacatgaattcattaatattcaTATGAATTATATGGATGAAAATAATCATAAATTGGAAACTAAAaccatttttattaattgtttattaaatcatattatgatttttttgaatcatAGTGGAGTAGTttctttattgaaaaatttacattatttaaaaggttcatcaattattactaataattatttagaTTCTATATCTTGGAGATTAAtcattaaatcattatctaATTCAACTTCGAAAAAATGTGGACgaatatattataattatttgaaatcaagGCAAAAAGATATAGAAATAACTCCTTTGATGTATTcacaattgataatgacTTGTATAAATGATGATAGTAACGGTTATTATCATgatgttttgttttatattatGGAATATTTCAAAGACTATTCTAAATTATCAgatgaaattaaagaagTTTTGGAATATGGTGGTCAATTTGATATAAATGTGCAAAACTTATTagataatataattaattggcaaaattcaaataaaaatattgaaacattattatcaaatttaaaagataTTCAATTACAACCCATTGAAAATCTCATAAAACGTCAATATTTAgaaaaatatgatttaCGAGATTCAgaaattttaatgaaaatatttcaataa
- a CDS encoding methyltransferase, putative, which translates to MNKYISITRSLATAAKKSTNSTTTKTTTTKNSQPPQFKVFDKSTKLLQRSKHAKLTPELSRKKDYLRDEIAIKTIERLAFITRPMDNLLDFGSNAGNFLNQLIKDSKIPPPPQGKNGDDEDDELEVKLIEQLNKDKQIVRNKIKNLIMFDTSKDLLYRDVNETTTTLSNTSMKITRCVGDDEETFNHEIFKNDNQYDAIISNLSLHWINDLPKVLTNIHRILKKDGFFMATLFGGDTLYELRTSLQLAELERKGGISPRVSPLIHLNDIGSLLTKAGFSMLTIDSEDIIVNGYPNIINVCEDLQIMGENNGLISRNYLDRDVLIAADQIYKSLHGDEHGLPATFSVIFFIGWKN; encoded by the coding sequence atgaataaatatatatcaatAACTAGAAGTCTAGCAACTGCTGCTAAAAAATCTACTAattccaccaccaccaaaaccaccactaccaaGAATTCTCAACCACCACAATTTAAAGTTTTCGATAAATCAACGAAATTATTACAACGATCAAAACATGCCAAATTAACTCCTGAATTATCTCGTAAAAAAGATTATCTTCGTGATGAAATAGCCATTAAAACTATTGAAAGATTAGCATTTATAACTAGACCAATGgataatttattagattttGGTAGTAATGCTGGgaattttttaaatcaattaattaaagattcaaaaattccaccaccaccacaagGTAaaaatggtgatgatgaagatgatgaattggaggtgaaattaattgaacaattgaataaagataaacaaattgttcgtaataaaattaaaaatttaatcaTGTTTGATACTTCGaaagatttattatatcGTGATGTTAATgaaaccaccaccacattGAGTAATACTTCCATGAAAATTACTCGATgtgttggtgatgatgaagaaacaTTTAATCAtgaaatattcaaaaatgaTAATCAATATGATGCTATTATATCTAATTTAAGTTTACATTGGATTAATGATTTACCTAAAGTTTTGACCAATATTCATcgaattttgaaaaaagatgGATTTTTCATGGCAACTTTATTTGGTGGTGATACATTATATGAATTAAGAACTTCATTACAATTAGCAGAATTAGAACGTAAAGGTGGAATATCACCAAGAGTTAGTCctttaattcatttaaatgatATAGGGTCCTTATTAACTAAAGCAGGGTTTTCTATGTTAACTATTGATTCTGAAGATATTATAGTTAATGGATATcctaatattattaatgtttGTGAAGATTTACAAATTATGGGAGAAAATAATGGTTTAATAAGTCGAAATTATTTGGATAGAGATGTTTTAATTGCTGCTgatcaaatttataaaagtCTTCATGGTGATGAACATGGATTACCTGCTACTTTTTcagtaatttttttcattggttggaagaattaa
- a CDS encoding conserved hypothetical protein (possibly yeast-specific), with product MPSQNHNREVIIKLSITRTHNTPPDSTTTTTTPTTTTNRIEKTICVRRELFTKIKSKPALTEFLNKQLPGYLSNDDNYLVYTRKSKRNKDFVSLLTDDDFKSLARSLKVKNHVKLNVIDTSTPPKVNNTNQENNNNNNNNNKNNNQQYGYTYTGTTYKSGKSPSIDFGNLRDALIDAAYDHFKEIFNEFSNGLKKEMASTTTTTATTSTSNTKESPPAPISTPAEPVVEEPKVETKTETESKAEPEVETDSSPIHPNICCDVCHPYDFVPLKGIRYNCLVCSNFDLCSKCEAKQHIEKLEFGSHSYLHPMAKISYPTMSSTSTRAGFGHGNHFSRVGNNCGFASTGGIGGIGGGRGHGHHHQQQWTANDIVYDIPLENCNADTKRKLEELLKSKGFERFIKDVEHYISNSERYEKLCAMMDFEEEEDEEVKYLILMSALEYANNEFNEEELIASFNQSTTTTDKESEELTSSEPPQEQQQQQQQQQQQPESESESESGVLNAEGDVIARPKNFGGNVSQIISLQLINNTNETIQGGELLFEFFNQDQTIPVTVKNASDIKPGRVKYYHLGKIPEDFKKTDDNNNNNNNNNNNNNNVQLRITSPNAVLLGDYKFNNDSMLKLQVIKTGSNSTTTTSVISGSTLQQQEEEEDLLVLQPNDEVQVTLVPKSSTLAQAIITNKSHKAIDCNNLKLEIINCFDKPVSSITIHKKHSIMPGKTAKFNFTLINTHTKYPFKFILQNDYNIASCDMTKDDMSGNLVFEENCCPMEIDERETNSPSSCSSSSGTESIIDDDDDDDDDDDDDDDNKNNEEEEEEMGGTSGEFSSGSIHSIVLPSLPKESFIATSRYFDANSDVTNEQGVKDKDIPINADVDADVDVEAEASTDEDYDIISGAEEEDPVSDFEVLSAVSTNNQ from the coding sequence ATGCCTTCTCAAAATCATAATCGTGaagttattattaaactTTCTATCACTAGAACCCATAATACCCCTCCTGATtccacaaccaccaccacaacacctaccaccaccaccaatcGTATTGAAAAAACTATCTGTGTTAGAAGGGAATTATTCactaaaatcaaatctaaACCAGCTTTAACTGAATTcttaaataaacaattaccTGGTTATTTatctaatgatgataattatcTTGTTTATACTCGTAAATCAAAACGGAATAAagattttgtttcattaCTAACTGATGACGATTTTAAATCCCTTGCCAGAAGTTTGAAAGTTAAAAATCATGTCAAATTAAATGTTATTGATACTTCAACACCTCCTAAAGTGAATAATACTAACCAGGagaacaataacaataacaataacaacaacaagaacaacaaccaacaataTGGTTATACTTATACTGGTACCACATACAAATCAGGTAAATCACCATCGATTGATTTTGGTAATTTACGTGATGCTTTGATTGATGCTGCATATGATCATTTTAAAGAAATCTTTAATGAATTCTCTAatggattgaaaaaagaaatggcttcaacaacaacaacaacagctaCCACTTCCACGTCCAATACTAAAGAATCACCTCCAGCCCCTATTTCAACTCCAGCTGAACCTGTTGTTGAAGAACCTAAGGTTGAAACCAAAACTGAAACTGAATCAAAGGCTGAACCTGAAGTTGAAACTGATTCATCTCCTATTCATCCAAATATTTGTTGTGATGTCTGTCATCCTTATGATTTTGTCCCACTTAAAGGTATTAGATATAATTGTCTTGTTTgttcaaattttgatttatgtTCAAAATGTGAAGCTAAACAACACATTGAAAAACTTGAATTTGGATCACATTCATATTTACATCCAATGGCTAAGATTAGTTATCCAACCATGTCCAGTACCAGTACCAGAGCTGGTTTTGGTCATGGCAACCACTTTAGTAGAGTTGGTAACAATTGTGGATTTGCTAGTACTGGTGGTATTGGTggtattggtggtggtcgCGGACACGGACACcaccatcaacaacaatggaCAGCAAACGATATTGTATATGATATCCCATTAGAGAATTGTAATGCTGATACTAAACGTaaattggaagaattattaaaactGAAAGGTTttgaaagatttattaaagaTGTTGAACATTATATTTCCAATTCAGAACgttatgaaaaattatgTGCTATGATGgattttgaagaagaagaagatgaagaagttaAATATCTTATCTTAATGAGTGCTCTTGAATATgcaaataatgaatttaatgaagaagaattaattgcttcatttaatcaatctactactactactgatAAAGAACTGGAAGAGTTGACATCACTGGAACCAccacaagaacaacaacaacaacaacaacaacaacagcaacaacctGAATCTGAATCTGAATCTGAATCTGGTGTACTTAACGCTGAAGGAGATGTTATTGCTAGACCTAAAAATTTTGGTGGTAATGTTTCtcaaattatttctttACAATTGATTAACAATACTAATGAAACAATTCAAGGTggtgaattattatttgaatttttcaatcaagaTCAAACTATCCCCGTTACAGTTAAAAATGCTAGTGATATTAAACCGGGAAGAGttaaatattatcatttagGTAAAATCCCTGAAGATTTTAAAAAGACcgatgataataataataataataataataataataataataataataatgtacAGTTGAGAATTACGTCACCTAATGCAGTATTATTAGGTGattataaattcaataatgattCAATGTTAAAATTGCAAGTAATTAAAACTGGATCCAATTCAaccactactacttctGTAATCAGTGGTTCAactttacaacaacaagaagaagaagaagactTATTAGTTTTACAACCAAATGATGAAGTTCAAGTCACTTTAGTTCCTAAATCAAGTACTTTAGCTCAAGCTATCATTACTAATAAATCCCATAAAGCAATTgattgtaataatttaaaacttgaaattatcaattgttttgataAACCAGTTTCATCAATTACTATCCATAAAAAACATAGTATTATGCCGGGGAAAACTgctaaatttaatttcacTTTAATTAATACTCATACAAAATATccatttaaatttattttacaAAATGATTATAATATTGCTAGTTGTGATATGACTAAAGATGATATGTCAGGTAATTTAGTATTTGAAGAGAATTGTTGTCCTAtggaaattgatgaaagaGAAACTAATTCCCCTTcctcttgttcttcttcttctggtaCAGAATCGATTatcgatgatgatgatgatgatgatgatgatgatgatgatgatgatgataataagaataatgaagaagaagaagaagaaatggGTGGTACATCTGGTGAATTTTCTTCAGGttcaattcattcaattgttttacCATCACTTCCAAAAGAAAGTTTTATTGCCACTTCACGTTATTTCGATGCTAATAGTGATGTAACAAATGAACAAGGTGTTAAAGATAAGGACATCCCAATAAACGCCGATGTTGATGCCGATGTTGATGTCGAGGCCGAGGCCAGTACTGATGAAGATTATGATATTATTAGTGGtgcagaagaagaagatccAGTATCTGATTTTGAAGTTTTATCAGCTGTCAGTactaataatcaataa
- a CDS encoding protein disulfide-isomerase precursor, putative (Similar to S. cerevisiae PDI1), whose translation MKLLSTTLLLYFFSTSLVLSYTTSNIIQANDNNLQSLIKTPGKFSFVDFYADWCRHCKKISPIIDELSELFIDYPEIQIIKINGDKDGKKMSKKYVDIGYPTLLFFYDDGEKKIEFDGIRDLNSLSNFIQQLSGIRLKNESEKGAVNNIEEKESSSNVNGVVEQTNNKLIELTPDNFDEKISQSPISIVSFGASWCKYCQELDPALDKLANEVYIRDIDDNKIMIGHLIIDQYKDNSIDERYNIQDLPTVLFFRRNGNGDDDLQTPLVYKGKKNFYNLLNDINKFTGLNRDSQGNLNNDAGIIKEISQLIKNFNSDDHDHNDDGDELEIYDQLEKFKTTTTSGGGSGSGSGSSGGDDVEYYEKLINAKEYIPIELSRINNILQNDIDKLNGITIDSLTKRANILKSLL comes from the coding sequence ATGAAACTTctatcaacaacattattattatattttttttccacATCTTTGGTATTATCATATACAACATCAAATATAATTCAAgcaaatgataataatttacaatcattgataaaaaCACCTGGgaaattttcatttgttgatttttatGCTGATTGGTGTCGTCattgtaaaaaaatttctccCATTATAGATGAATTAAgtgaattatttattgattatcctgaaatacaaataattaaaattaatggtGATAAAGATGGGAAAAAAATGAGTAAAAAATATGTTGATATTGGATATccaacattattatttttttatgatgatggtgaaaaaaaaattgaatttgatggAATTAGAGATTTGAATAGTTTAAGTAATtttattcaacaattgagTGGGATTAGATTAAAAAATGAGTCAGAAAAAGGGGCTGTTAACAATATTGAGGAGAAAgaaagtagtagtaatgtAAATGGTGTAGTTGAACAGACtaataacaaattgattgaattgacACCagataattttgatgaaaaaatatCACAATCACCAATATCTATTGTATCATTTGGAGCATCATGGTGTAAATATTGTCAAGAATTAGATCCAGCATTAGATAAATTAGCTAATGAAGTTTATATTcgtgatattgatgataataaaattatgaTTGGTcatttaattattgatcaatataaagataattcaattgatgaacGTTATAATATTCAAGATTTACCAACGGTGTTATTTTTCAGACGAAATGgtaatggtgatgatgatttacaaACACCATTAGTTTAtaaagggaaaaaaaatttctatAATCTTTTgaatgatattaataaattcacaGGATTAAATAGGGATTCTCAAggaaatttaaataatgatgctggaattattaaagaaattagtcaattaattaaaaattttaatagTGATGACCATGACcataatgatgatggtgatgaattggaaatatatgatcaattggaaaaatttaaaactactactactagtggtggtggtagtggtagtggtagtggtagtagtggtggtgatgatgttgaatattatgaaaaattaattaatgctAAAGAATATATCCCAATCGaattatcaagaattaataatattttacaaaatgatattgataaattaaatggaATCACTATAGATTCTTTAACTAAAAGAGCAAACATTCTTAAACTGTTATtatag
- a CDS encoding Actin Patches Distal protein 1 homologue, putative (Similar to S. cerevisiae APD1;~In S. cerevisiae: function unknown, but required for normal localization of actin patches and for normal tolerance of sodium ions and hydrogen peroxide) yields MNIVKNLFKGNQTTTDKEIQDKGFEISQCSETCESCSSKFPKSLKFEGEGTPLWNTTKPYGMHIIIATGKKDWSHDAINEDGKNKHTLKYKIGKWAEENTNSSSSSSSSSSSSSLGTIKVNVSSMGSDDLYINENYKLEKQGDLLILPYFLNIKGITIDEVEPILNELKSLLLINKHDTTIEEITSKIPKISPNLNQSFVFFCSHTTRDKRCGITAPIMKREMDNYLEELDLKRNFGDNRPNGIQTEFINHIGGHKYAANVIIYLKKSGKNIWLGLCKPNNIKPIVDECILGDGRIWPDKVRLIQKFDPIEW; encoded by the coding sequence ATGAATATTGtcaaaaatttattcaaagGAAATCAAACTACTACTGATAAAGAAATCCAAGATAAAGGATTTGAAATTAGTCAATGTTCCGAAACTTGTGAATCATGTAGTAGTAAATTCCCTAAAAGTTTAAAATTTGAAGGTGAAGGTACACCACTTTGGAATACTACTAAACCTTATGGAATgcatattattattgctaCGGGTAAAAAAGATTGGTCTCATGATGCCATTAATGAAGATGGTAAAAACAAACATACCctaaaatataaaattggGAAATGGGCTGAAGAGAAtacaaattcttcttcttcctcttcttcttcttcttcttcttcttcattggGGACTATAAAAGTTAATGTATCATCAATGGGATCAgatgatttatatattaatgaaaattataaattagaaaaacaaggtgatttattaattctaccttattttttaaatattaaaGGAATTacaattgatgaagttgaacctattttaaatgaattaaaatcattattattaattaataaacatGATACCActattgaagaaatcaCGTCTAAAATACCGAAAATATCACCAAATTTGAATCAaagttttgtatttttttgttctcaTACTACTAGAGATAAACGATGTGGTATAACTGCTCCTATTATGAAACGAGAAATGGATAATTATTTGGAAGAATTAgatttaaaaagaaattttggTGATAATCGTCCAAATGGAATTCAAActgaatttattaatcataTAGGTGGTCATAAATATGCTGCTAATgtgattatttatttaaaaaaactggggaaaaatatttggttAGGTCTTTGTAAaccaaataatattaaaccaattgttgatgaatgTATTCTTGGTGATGGGAGAATTTGGCCTGATAAAGTTAGATTAatacaaaaatttgatCCCATAGAATGGTAG